Proteins from a genomic interval of Gadus macrocephalus chromosome 2, ASM3116895v1:
- the LOC132449899 gene encoding testis-expressed protein 2-like, translating into MTDSMEESKLIFSLDCHEEGPVVAFSRDKPRASGGTLSRSDLSLGMDLGSDSSGQRQWTQGFHIPHSPSSPGSLADLSTSSEDLPMSSHLVKSSSTELETRVSHSARAKPLLSLVKSLSTETSYRGEPEVNLSKSDSKLHMHPWKQLTQHRIPEAQPRAGGAGEGDIWGAGSSSAGSTSPTESRGSSLIAELEDTRRKFSEAMQDPMSMFSKMMGDECSSSGSPKQGRASGAGDPPVSHGAGGGSPINSEDAAADAQLRFRRRTTDEQRGVCASPQRRPSKGPRKRSHSPEPHDDHRDSHYEVCKYRDMPQVVELQERSRGAHRGESTQPRCTVPGASMPRCWLFVVGLLTFGVFVLPLPSYITGLSVGVACGFLLGLVVVYLFTPRRPAERRNRLHPSQEPGSAELGETQLLEGWMNEIQGYDPETFQPSLTSSVYATLEGSRLRLAYPRASIPRRAAFDETPPEVVFVRSRTYQLADCKVSLLPSMLARKRVWNRKYPICLVLAEGVQVEEEEILLPGSEDEERATEKPDLAEPHSHDTLYLFGRTGREKEDWFQHFLSASRASRLDRSPSREQSKAENVVGGDTLEEGTDELPGAPKAKVPLDYTMYMSHLIGLDSVSPAPSPCPSDHGSPTTSKMLSAEECFCEGAAKVEAGAESNPGCSFAEVHPAWVNSLVGRIFWDFLREKYWSDKVAHKIQKKLSKIRLPYFMNELTLADLDMGTCLPEVLSTSKPSLDQRGLWLELDVAYMGGLQMTLETKMNLCKLGKEGWAEADRIPETCQEGSKPRVCVLADSDEESSSAGSSDEEDLPPAEPQGSPGDKGAATVGADGHAGGSTGRKILRFVDKIAKSKYFQKATENEYIKKKIAEVSNMPLMLSVEVLELSGTLAINIPPPPTDRIWYSFRGPPRLDLHVRPMLGEREVTLTHVTEWIERKLQCEFQKVFVMPNMDDLYLPLMTPGVDNPPPCQPSPAQLSSSRQSSVDSQEYMSE; encoded by the exons ATGAcagacagcatggaggagagcaAGCTCATCTTCAGCCTGGACTGCCATGAGGAGGGCCCTGTTGTGGCCTTCTCCAGGGACAAGCCCAGAGCCTCGGGCGGTACCCTCAGCCGGAGCGACCTCAGCCTGGGGATGGATCTGGGCTCAGATTCTTCCGGCCAAAGACAGTGGACCCAGGGCTTCCACATACCACACTCGCCCTCCTCCCCGGGCTCCCTGGCtgacctctccacctcctccgaaGACCTCCCCATGTCCAGCCACCTGGTGAAGTCCTCCTCCACCGAGCTGGAGACCAGAGTGAGCCATTCGGCGAGAGCCAAGCCGTTGCTCAGCCTGGTCAAGTCCCTGTCCACTGAGACCTCCTACCGCGGCGAACCCGAGGTCAACCTCTCCAAGTCGGACTCCAAGCTCCACATGCACCCCTGGAAGCAGCTCACCCAGCACCGGATCCCGGAGGCCCAGCCCAGAGCAGGCGGTGCGGGCGAGGGGGACATCTGGGGGGCCGGGTCCTCCTCCGCAGGCAGCACGTCACCCACAGAGTCCCGGGGGAGCTCCCTGATCGCCGAGCTGGAGGACACGCGGAGGAAGTTCTCCGAGGCCATGCAGGACCCCATGAGCATGTTTAGTAAGATGATGGGAGATGAGTGTTCTTCCTCTGGCAGCCCCAAGCAGGGCAGGGCATCAGGGGCCGGGGACCCCCCCGTCTCCCACGGGGCCGGGGGCGGCAGCCCCATCAACAGCGAGGATGCTGCCGCAGACGCCCAGCTCAGGTTTCGGAGACGAACGACCGACGAGCAGAGGGGAGTCTGCGCCTCACCGCAGAGAAGGCCCTCAAAGGGCCCACGGAAACGCTCCCATTCGCCGGAGCCCCATGACGACCACAGGGACAGTCATTATGAAGTCTGCAAGTACAGAGACATGCCTCAAGTGGTGGAGCTCCAGGAGAGATCCAGAGGGGCGCATCGCGGGGAGTCCACCCAGCCTCGATGCACGGTGCCTGGGGCATCCATGCCTCGGTGTTGGCTCTTCGTAGTGGGCCTCTTGACCTTTGGGGTCTTTGTGCTGCCCCTGCCTTCCTATATAACGGGGCTTTCTGTCGGCGTAGCCTGTGGCTTTCTGTTGGGTCTAGTGGTGGTTTATCTGTTCACCCCACGACGACCAGCCGAAAGGAGGAACCGTTTGCACCCTTCACAAGAGCCCGGATCAGCAGAACTCGGGGAGACCCAGCTCCTAGAG GGCTGGATGAATGAAATCCAGGGCTATGACCCTGAGACCTTCCAGCCGTCCCTCACCAGCTCTGTTTATGCCACGCTGGAGGGCAGCCGGCTACGGCTGGCCTACCCCCGTGCCAGCATCCCCCGCAGGGCTGCCTTTGACGAGACCCCCCCTGAGGTGGTGTTTGTACGCTCGCGCACCTATCAACTAGCAGACTGCAAG GTGTCACTGCTGCCCTCGATGCTGGCCCGGAAGCGAGTGTGGAATAGGAAGTACCCTATATGTCTGGTCCTGGCTGAGGGTGTacaagtggaggaggaggagatcctCCTCCCAGGATCAGAGGATGAGGAGCGGGCGACAGAGAAGCCAGACCTCGCGGAGCCTCACTCCCACGACACCCTCTACCTGTTTGGGCGGACTGGCCGGGAGAAGGAGGATTGGTTCCAGCACTTCCTCTCCGCCTCCAGGGCGTCCCGGCTCGACCGCAGTCCCAGCAGGGAGCAGTCTAAGGCGG AAAACGTTGTAGGTGGGGATACTCTTGAAGAAGGAACAGATGAGTTGCCAGGGGCTCCAAAAGCAAAGGTCCCTTTGGATTACACTATGTACATGAGTCATCTCATTGGCCTGGACAGCGTAAGTCCCGCCCCTAGCCCCTGCCCTAGCGACCATGGGAGCCCAACGACGAGCAAGATG TTATCTGCTGAGGAGTGCTTCTGTGAGGGGGCAGCCAAAGTCGAGGCTGGGGCTGAGTCTAATCCAGGGTGCTCCTTTGCGGAGGTTCATCCCGCCTGGGTCAACTCCCTGGTGGGCCGGATCTTCTGGGACTTTCTACGTGAGAAGTACTGGTCTGACAAAGTTGCCCACAAGATCCAGAAGAAGCTTTCCAAGATCAGG TTGCCGTACTTCATGAACGAGCTGACTCTGGCTGATCTCGACATGGGCACGTGTCTCCCTGAGGTCCTCAGCACCTCCAAGCCTTCCCTGGACCAAAgag GTCTGTGGCTGGAGCTGGACGTGGCGTACATGGGTGGCCTTCAGATGACCCTTGAGACCAAGATGAACCTTTGTAAACTGGGCAAGGAGGGCTGGGCCGAGGCCGACCGCATCCCAGAGACCTGCCAAGAAGG cTCTAAGCCAAGGGTGTGTGTCCTGGCTGATAGTGATGAAGAATCATCCAGCGCTGGGTCCTCTGACGAAGAGGACCTGCCACCGGCTGAACCACAAGGCTCACCAGGAGACAAAGGAGCTGCTACAGTGGGGGCTGATGG GCACGCTGGGGGCAGCAcggggaggaagatcctgaggTTTGTGGATAAAATAGCCAAGTCCAAGTACTTCCAGAAGGCCACGGAGAACGAGTATATCAAGAAGAAGATCGCAGAGGTGTCCAACATGCCTCTGATGCTCAGCGTGGAGGTTCTAGAACTCTCCGGAACCCTGGCCATCAACATTCCGCCACCCCCAACTGACAGAATATG GTACAGTTTCCGGGGCCCTCCCAGGCTGGACTTGCACGTGCGTCCTATGCTGGGAGAGCGTGAGGTCACCCTCACCCATGTCACTGAGTGGATCGAGAGGAAACTGCAGTGTGAGTTCCAG AAAGTGTTTGTGATGCCCAACATGGACGACCTCTACCTGCCCCTGATGACCCCTGGCGTGGACAACCCCCCTCCTTGCCAACCCTCCCCCGCTCAGCTCTCCTCGTCCCGCCAGTCCTCAGTGGACTCCCAGGAGTACATGTCTGAGTAG